Proteins from a genomic interval of Leishmania braziliensis MHOM/BR/75/M2904 complete genome, chromosome 24:
- a CDS encoding transketolase, whose product MASIEKVANCIRCLAADIVQGGNSGHPGTPMGMAPVSAILWTEVMKYNSQDPHWADRDRFVMSNGHACALQYALLHMAGFDLTMDDLKRFRQEDSRTPGHPERFVTSGVEVTTGPLGQGIANAVGLAMAEAHLAATFNRPGHEIVNHHTYAYCGDGCLMEGVCQEALSLAGHLGLEKLIVIYDSNHICIDGSTDLSFTESCTQKYVSMGFHVIEVCNGDSDYDGLRKALAEAKATKGKPKMIVQTTTIGYGSSKQGTEKVHGAPLGDEDIASVKTKFGRDPSKKYHVDEDVRSAFQKHVEKCAMEQKAWKERLAKYMAAFPAEGSAFVAQMKGELPAGWEAKLPTNCSPIATRKASENCLAVLFQAIPALIGGSADLTPSNLTRPASANLTDFAPGSYEGRYIRFGVREHAMCAILNGLDAHGGLIPFGGTFLNFVGYALAAVRLAALSHHRAIYVATHDSIGLGEDGPTHQPVELVAALRAMPNLQVIRPSDQTETSGAWAVAVTSARTPTVLCLSRQNTVPQPGSSIEGVKRGAYPLAEVPNPQLVIVASGSEVSLAVDAAKALSGELRVSVVSMPCQELFDAQSDKYRKSVFPDGVPVVSVEAYLSFGWEKYSHAHVGMSGFGASAPAGALYKKFGITTGDVVTTACKLVARFPNCTAPLKNSSFSKI is encoded by the coding sequence aTGGCCTCCATTGAGAAGGTTGCAAACTGCATCCGCTGCCTCGCGGCGGACATTGTGCAAGGCGGCAACAGTGGCCACCCGGGCACGCCGATGGGCATGGCACCAGTGTCAGCAATCCTGTGGACAGAGGTGATGAAGTACAACAGCCAAGACCCTCACTGGGCTGACCGCGACCGCTTTGTCATGTCAAACGGGCACGCCTGCGCACTGCAGTACGCCCTGCTGCACATGGCCGGTTTCGACCTCACCATGGACGACCTAAAGAGGTTCCGCCAGGAGGACTCCCGCACCCCGGGCCATCCCGAGCGTTTTGTGACGTCTGGGGTGGAGGTGACGACTGGGCCGCTTGGCCAGGGTATCGCAAATGCGGTCGGCCTGGCGATGGCCGAGGCGCACCTCGCCGCCACGTTCAATCGCCCGGGACACGAGATTGTGAACCACCACACGTACGCGTACTGTGGTGATGGCTGCCTGATGGAGGGTGTGTGCCAGGAAGCACTCTCCCTCGCGGGCCACCTCGGCCTGGAGAAGCTTATCGTCATCTATGACAGCAACCATATCTGCATCGACGGCTCGACAGACCTCTCCTTCACGGAAAGCTGCACCCAGAAGTACGTGTCCATGGGTTTTCATGTGATTGAGGTCTGCAACGGTGACTCTGACTACGATGGACTGCGCAAGGCATTGGCAGAAGCCAAGGCCACGAAGGGCAAGCCCAAGATGATtgtgcagacgacgacgatcgGGTACGGGTCTTCGAAGCAGGGCACCGAGAAGGTACACGGCGCTCCGCTGGGTGACGAGGACATTGCCAGTGTCAAGACAAAATTTGGCCGCGACCCGAGCAAGAAGTACCATGTCGATGAGGACGTCCGCTCTGCATTCCAAAAACACGTGGAGAAGTGCGCCATGGAGCAGAAGGCGTGGAAGGAGCGCTTGGCCAAGTACATGGCTGCGTTCCCAGCCGAGGGTTCCGCCTTCGTCGCCCAGATGAAGGGCGAGCTGCCGGCCGGGTGGGAGGCGAAGCTGCCGACGAACTGCTCACCCATCGCCACGCGCAAGGCGAGCGAGAACTGCCTGGCTGTGCTCTTCCAGGCCATCCCAGCTCTCATCGGTGGGTCGGCCGACCTCACGCCGAGCAACCTGACGCGCCCCGCGTCGGCGAACTTGACGGACTTTGCCCCGGGCAGCTACGAGGGTCGCTACATTCGCTTCGGTGTCCGTGAGCACGCCATGTGCGCTATCCTCAACGGCCTCGACGCCCACGGCGGTCTCATCCCGTTTGGCGGCACCTTCCTCAACTTTGTCGGCTACGCcctcgctgcggtgcgtCTTGCGGCGCTCTCACACCACCGTGCCATCTACGTGGCAACACACGACAGCATTGGCCTCGGCGAGGATGGACCAACTCACCAACCCGTCGAGCTGGTGGCTGCCCTGCGCGCCATGCCGAACCTGCAGGTGATACGTCCTAGCGACCAAACGGAGACGAGTGGCGCGTGGGCTGTTGCGGTGACCAGTGCCCGTACTCCAACAGTTCTGTGCTTGAGCCGTCAGAACACCGTGCCGCAGCCGGGGTCGAGCATCGAAGGTGTGAAGCGCGGTGCCTACCCGCTAGCAGAGGTGCCTAACCCGCAACTCGTGATCGTGGCGAGCGGCTCAGAGGTGTCGCTGGCGGTCGATGCTGCCAAGGCGCTATCCGGTGAGCTACGCGTGAGCGTCGTGTCGATGCCGTGCCAGGAGCTATTTGACGCGCAGTCGGATAAGTACCGCAAGTCAGTGTTCCCCGATGGCGTGCCGGTGGTGTCAGTGGAAGCGTACCTCAGCTTCGGCTGGGAGAAGTACTCCCATGCGCATGTGGGCATGTCTGGCTTCGGTGCCTCCGCCCCCGCGGGTGCGCTATACAAGAAGTTTGGCATTACCACCGGGGATGTGGTGACGACGGCCTGCAAGCTGGTTGCACGCTTCCCCAACTGCACAGCACCGCTCAAGAACTCCTCTTTTAGCAAAATCTAA